A region of the Romboutsia hominis genome:
TCTTCACAAAGCCCTAAAGAACCTCCTATAACAAAAGTTATATGACTATTACCTCTAACAGCTAACTTGCTCATAGTATCTGCTAATTCTTCAGAAGATAAATTCTTTCCATCAATAGCAAGTGCTATAACATAACTATTACTCTTTATTTTTCCTAGAATTTTTTTACCTTCCTTTTCTTTGACTATTAACATGTCCTTTGGACTTAAGTTTTCTGGACATTTTTCATCATCTAATTCTATTAAATCTAGTTTACAATACTTAGATAATCTTTTTGAAAATTCTTCTATTCCTAATTTTAAATACTTTTCTTTTAATTTACCTACGCTAATAACCGTTATATTCATAAGAATTCTCCTTTATTCTCTTTATTTATGTCTTAGTAAGTAATATTTATTTAACTTTGTATATATCTGAAACTTCTTCTCTTAATAAAACATCTAACTTAACATCTTGTCCAACTATTATATCATTTTGAGTAAGTATACTCTTAGATGTCTCATATGCTAGTTCTGGGAAGTTATTTTCTTTACTTAAATGAGCTAATAATATTCTTTCCGTACCGTTATTTATAAGCTCAAC
Encoded here:
- the rlmH gene encoding 23S rRNA (pseudouridine(1915)-N(3))-methyltransferase RlmH: MNITVISVGKLKEKYLKLGIEEFSKRLSKYCKLDLIELDDEKCPENLSPKDMLIVKEKEGKKILGKIKSNSYVIALAIDGKNLSSEELADTMSKLAVRGNSHITFVIGGSLGLCEEVLKRADYKLSFSKMTFPHQLMKLILLEQVYRAFRINNNEPYHK